In one window of Candidatus Sulfuricurvum sp. RIFRC-1 DNA:
- a CDS encoding nucleotidyltransferase domain-containing protein yields MSKNEILEILKTLKPRYQQDGLILVGLFGSFSRGEEKSDSDVDIVYEIEKGKTFSMFKYLKYLADLEKYLNHKVDLVRAETIKSELKPYIYKDIIYV; encoded by the coding sequence ATGAGCAAAAACGAAATTCTTGAAATACTCAAAACACTAAAGCCTCGTTATCAACAAGACGGCTTGATCCTTGTCGGATTGTTCGGCAGTTTTTCACGTGGTGAAGAGAAGAGTGATAGTGATGTCGATATTGTCTATGAGATCGAAAAAGGAAAAACTTTTTCGATGTTTAAATATCTCAAATATTTGGCTGATCTTGAGAAATATCTCAATCACAAAGTCGATTTAGTCAGAGCCGAAACGATCAAAAGCGAGTTAAAGCCTTATATTTATAAGGACATAATTTATGTCTAG
- the sppA gene encoding signal peptide peptidase SppA: protein MMEIIKKIGSCLATGLRFIQGHFKATVLVLFVLWLILPSGDEGITPHNLQKITLTGPILDATTIVEQLDEARENEDIKGVMFSIDSPGGAVAPSVEIAYAIKRLSETKPTVVYAAGIMASGGYYSAIWGNEIIANPGSMIGSIGVIMQGADLSELMEKVGVKTQVVHAGTYKQVGTFDRKWSDEERAELDKVIGGTYELFVGDVARARGLPLNKSSEYADAHIFTAAQAQKVGLVDSIGVEFDAKKRVEALSKVAEPIWNKEDPMDKFFKRFAAEGASLAHMYFPPVSLQ from the coding sequence ATGATGGAAATTATCAAAAAAATCGGCTCGTGTCTCGCAACGGGTCTGCGATTTATCCAAGGACATTTTAAAGCGACCGTTTTGGTTTTGTTTGTCCTATGGCTCATTCTCCCCTCAGGAGATGAGGGGATAACCCCCCATAATCTCCAAAAAATCACCCTTACGGGACCCATTTTGGATGCGACAACGATTGTCGAACAACTCGATGAAGCACGTGAAAACGAGGATATCAAAGGGGTAATGTTCAGTATCGACTCTCCCGGCGGAGCCGTTGCCCCCTCGGTTGAAATCGCTTATGCCATCAAGCGCCTTAGTGAAACTAAACCCACTGTTGTTTACGCGGCAGGGATCATGGCAAGCGGCGGCTATTACTCCGCTATCTGGGGTAATGAAATCATCGCCAATCCGGGCAGTATGATCGGCTCAATCGGTGTCATTATGCAAGGGGCCGATCTCTCGGAACTGATGGAAAAAGTGGGGGTCAAAACCCAAGTTGTCCATGCCGGAACCTACAAACAGGTGGGTACCTTTGATCGCAAATGGAGCGACGAAGAGCGAGCAGAACTCGACAAAGTAATCGGCGGAACCTATGAACTGTTTGTCGGAGATGTAGCACGCGCACGAGGACTCCCTCTCAACAAAAGCAGTGAGTACGCAGATGCTCACATTTTCACCGCCGCTCAAGCACAAAAAGTGGGTCTCGTTGATTCTATAGGGGTTGAATTTGATGCTAAAAAGCGTGTAGAAGCTCTCTCTAAAGTAGCTGAGCCTATCTGGAATAAAGAAGATCCGATGGATAAATTTTTCAAACGGTTCGCCGCAGAGGGGGCGAGTTTAGCTCATATGTATTTCCCGCCCGTATCGTTACAATAA
- a CDS encoding aminofutalosine deaminase family hydrolase, with protein sequence MQIFLSDALFSDGTILRDHGIVFNKTIVEVAPSDDLRSRYGAQCTELGEGSILVPGLINSHVHLEFSANRSTLKYGEFMPWLSSVIAARDELINECDDECTSKAIEMMLSNGITAFGAVSSYGFDLEPCVKAPQKVVFFNELIGSDPMMADALYANFQERLFTSQESMREGFYPSVAIHSPYSVHRILIQKALKYAREKNLRVTAHFMESPAEREWLDSNSGAFAPFFQNFLKQTQAANTAEEFLSYFRDTPTLFTHAIQASDKELSAISEGNHSIIHCPISNRLLGNGVLDLKSLSDQNIRFVCGTDGLSSNYTLDLFEEMKIALFIHPKDDLLTLAHQLWLGVTSYAAEALRLNCGKIMSDYDADFLVMRINYPINEQLPIHLINQPRVIESVYIQGEKIQ encoded by the coding sequence GTGCAAATTTTCCTCTCTGACGCACTTTTTTCCGACGGAACGATTCTCCGAGATCACGGTATCGTATTTAATAAAACTATTGTAGAAGTCGCCCCTAGCGACGATTTACGTTCACGTTACGGCGCACAATGTACAGAGTTGGGAGAGGGATCGATTCTTGTTCCCGGACTCATCAATTCGCACGTACATCTAGAGTTCAGCGCCAACCGATCTACCCTAAAGTACGGAGAGTTTATGCCATGGCTCTCCAGCGTTATCGCCGCGCGTGATGAACTAATCAACGAGTGTGATGATGAATGTACATCCAAAGCTATCGAAATGATGCTCTCCAACGGCATTACGGCATTCGGTGCGGTGAGTTCGTACGGTTTTGATTTGGAACCGTGTGTTAAAGCCCCTCAAAAAGTGGTCTTTTTCAACGAGCTCATCGGCTCCGATCCCATGATGGCGGATGCACTCTATGCCAATTTTCAAGAGCGCCTGTTTACTTCCCAAGAGAGTATGAGAGAAGGATTTTATCCCTCTGTTGCCATCCACTCCCCCTACTCCGTCCATCGGATTTTGATCCAAAAAGCGCTCAAATATGCTCGTGAAAAAAACCTGCGGGTTACGGCACATTTTATGGAAAGCCCAGCCGAGCGTGAATGGCTCGATTCTAACAGCGGAGCGTTTGCACCATTTTTCCAAAATTTTCTCAAACAAACCCAAGCCGCCAATACGGCTGAGGAATTTTTGAGTTATTTTCGTGACACACCTACCCTCTTTACCCATGCTATCCAAGCCTCAGATAAAGAGTTATCCGCCATCTCCGAGGGGAATCATTCCATCATCCATTGCCCCATTTCCAACCGACTCCTCGGAAACGGCGTACTCGATCTGAAATCTCTATCCGATCAAAACATCCGCTTTGTCTGCGGAACCGACGGTCTGAGCTCCAACTATACCCTTGATCTGTTCGAAGAGATGAAAATAGCCCTTTTTATCCATCCGAAAGATGATCTTCTCACCTTGGCACATCAGCTATGGCTGGGGGTCACCTCCTATGCGGCGGAAGCATTGCGTCTCAATTGTGGTAAAATCATGTCTGATTACGATGCTGATTTTCTTGTTATGCGGATAAACTATCCTATCAATGAGCAATTACCGATTCATCTCATCAATCAGCCTCGCGTCATCGAATCGGTCTATATCCAAGGGGAGAAAATACAATGA